AATGCTTGCAATTGTAGAATACACCGCCAGTTTTTTTAAAGCAAAAATTTTAAATGGGTCAATGGATGATGCGATATGAATTCCAAGGAATATTTGTATCAAAACAAAAAGTGAAACCGGAAGTCTGGGTGCTGGAATATCTATAGACACTAAAGCCATCGTCATAAGAATTGGCGCAATTAAATGGGGCGTGGGAACTTTTATACGAATACTAATTATTGTGGCAATGGCAATTAGAATGGAGTAAATGAATAGAGCTGTCCAAGTAAATTCTAAGTTATTAAGTGTAGGTGGAAAAATATGATGTTCTGTTACTAAGAAATGAACAGTAAAAAAAGGCACAATAAACACCACTAAAAGCAAGCGTAACATATGCATCAAGGCAATGACGTTAGCGTCTAGGTGCTTAAAATCGGTGCAGATATAAACCATTTGGCTAAGTCCGCCGGGTATGCTGCCAATTAGTAAGCTGTCAAAAGATATGTTTGTTAGTTTTGAAATGATATAGGCAAACATCGCGCCGAGCAGAATCAATATAAATGTTATGAACAACATACTTGGAACTTGATACAACAATGTTTCTATGTCAGAAGCGCGAAAGGACGCGCCTAAATAGTAACCAAGGATAATGAAACTAAAGTTTCTTAATATGCTAGGCCACTCAAAGGCATAGTGAAAGACTGCTTTCGTAATTAACAAAAAGCTTAGAGGACCGAGAATCCAGGTTAGTGGTAATGAAAGATAATAAAATGTAACACCGCCTAAACTGGCAATGCTAATTGTCGTTATAACTTGTCGTAATACTCTCAAAAATTCTCACCATCAATTTTTCTGAAATATTTTACAATCGCTGCAAATAAAGGTACTATATTATATAAAGAAAACTTAGTTCAGATGGAGTTTTTACTCCACCTGAACTCTAGTTGCACTTATTTCGAAGCTTGCGGGCACTAATACTCCCGCTTATAGAAGTGGGAGTATTAGTAAACGCCGCTGAGATAATTATAACGCATGTGTCTTTTCGTTGGATACAGTGTAAAAGTAAATTGTCTAAAAGGAGTCAAAAATATGAGCTTGAATAACACAGAAATACCTGTGAACTTTATTCAAAATATTATAACGGAAGACTTAAAGGCTGCCAAGAATAATAGTCGAGTACATACACGCTTTCCACCAGAACCTAACGGATACTTACATATTGGACATGCTAAATCGATTTGTTTGAACTTTGGTTTAGCGAACGCCAATGGAGGGTTATGCAACTTGCGAATGGATGACACGAATCCTTCCAAAGAGGAAGAGGAATTTGTAGAATCCATTAAGACGGATGTAAAGTGGCTAGGGTATGACTGGGAAGACCGCATGTATTTCGCTTCTGATTATTTCGAAAAGCTATACCAATATGCTGTTCAGTTAATTCAAGCAGGCAAGGCATACGTCTGCGATTTATCAGCAGAACAAATGAGGGAATACCGAGGAACTCTAACGGAACCAGGAAAGAATAGTCCCTATAGAGATCGCTCAGTGGAAGAGAATCTTGACCTGTTTAATCGGATGCGGGCAGGAGAATTTGCCTCTGGAACAAAAGTGCTACGTGCAAAAATTGATATGACATCTGGGAATTTAAACATGCGCGATCCAGTGATTTATCGTATTATGTTTGCCCATCATCATCGCACAGGGGATGCATGGTGTATTTATCCGATGTATGACTTTGCTCATCCGTTATCCGATGCCATAGAGAACATAACACACTCGATATGCACATTGGAATTTGCTGATCACAGACCATTGTACGACTGGTTAGTAGAGAATGTCGATTATTCGGACATGGCTGATGGCCGTCCACATCAATACGAATTTGCGAGATTGAATTTAAGCTACACAGTCATGAGTAAGAGAAAACTAAAACTACTTGTGGAAGAAAATCATGTGACTGGTTGGGATGATCCAAGAATGCCTACGATTTCTGGTCTTCGTAGAAGGGGATATACACCGGAGTCGATTCGCGACTTTTGTGAACGTATTGGTGTTGCCAAAGCGAGTAGTCTAGTGGATAAAGCGCTTCTTGAGCATTGTATTCGTGAGGATTTAAATGCGAGAGCAACTCGCGCCATGGCTGTTGTTAAACCTCTAAAGCTAGTGCTTGAGAATTATCCTGAAGATCAAGTGGAATTCCTGCCAATAGAGAATAATCCTGAGCAGGAAGGATCAGGGATGAGAAACGTACCGTTTTCTAGGGAGATTTATATTGAACAAGATGACTTTATGGAAGACCCGCCGAACAAATTCTTCCGTCTTGCACCAGGAAAAGAAGTGCGTTTAAAAGGTGCCTACATTATTAAGTGTGAAGAAGTCATTAAGGATGAAAACGGAAATATTACGGAACTCCGCTGCACCTATGACCCTGAGACTAGAAGCGGTCTACCTGGTAGTGCGCGCAAGGTCAAAGGTGTGCTCCATTGGGTATCAGTCCTACATGGTATCCAGGCTGAAGTCCGTTTGTATGAAGATTTGTTTACCAAGGAACAGCCAGATATGGAGGAAGAAGGGTCGGATTTCCGTGCCAATATTAACCCGGATTCTTTAGCGATAATACAATCCTGCATCGTAGAACCAATCTTAGCAACAGCGACGAAGGATGACAGATTTCAATTTATGAGACAGGGATATTTTTGCATCGATTCCGTAGACTCGAAACCACATCAGCTAGTCTTTAATCGTATTGTATCCTTGAAGGATAGCTACGTAAAAGTGAAATAGAACGTAAAAAGGACTGCCTTGGCAGCCCTTTTAATTTTTACTATCGAAAGTATAAGTTTTTATATTAATTTTTCGACTATCTGAATATTATGCGACGTCAACATTGATAAGATTCTGATGAGAGTTGTGAGGTATGAACTGAATAGCTAATGCAAATCAAGGTAATCCTGTAACAAAATCTAATTTTGTTAGGGAGAGCATTCATGATTCATCAAAAGATTCTATTCAAGCTATTATGTGTGTATATGTTATCTGTTATGGATTACATAATTACTAGGACAGCACTAGCAAAAGGTGCAATCGAAGCGAATCCAATCCTTGCCCCAATCATTGAAAGTCCAATAGGAATGACAATAAAACTTATGGCTCCATTAATAGTGTTAGCTTACTTATGGTATCGAAGAAACTCGAATCCATTTCGTGTGAACTATACTGCCGCTTTTTTAGTTTTGTTTTATAGCCTAGTCGTAACATGGAATGTATCCGTATATGTCTTTTATTTAATTTAAGAAGGTAAAATTTGTTAAATCTCACAACTCCTAGATTATGATTGCATTTCATGAATTTAGGAGTTGTTTATTTTTATACTAATTCCCGCACTGGCTTAAATAAACGCAAACGCATCGTATTCATAACGACAGAAACAGAACTAAAGGCCATCGCTGCAGCTGCGAGCATAGGATTCATGAGGACACCCCAGACTGGCCATAGGATTCCAGCAGCTACAGGGATTAAAATGATGTTATAAGCGAACGCCCAGAATAGATTCTGCCAAATCATCCGCATTGTTGCCTTCGACAACTGAATAGCTGTTGGCACACCCCGTAAATCACCGGAAATCAGCGTTACATCGGAAGCTTCCATTGCTACATCAGTACCAGTTCCAATGGCTATCCCTACATTCGCTTGGGCTAAAGCTGGTGCATCGTTAATGCCATCACCTACCATTGCCACGATTTTCCCATTATCCTGTAGCTCTTTCACTTTTAGAGACTTGTGCTCGGGAAGTACCTCGGCAAACAGTCGCGTTATCCCAACTTGCTTCGCAATAGCCGCTGCTGTTCTTTGATTATCGCCAGTTAGCATGATTACTTCTATCCCTTGACGTTGTAGACTTTGAATCGCACGGTATGAATTCTCTTTCACGGTATCTGCTACAGCAATTACCCCTGTTGGGTGATTGTTGATTGCAATGTACATAGGAGTCTTACCTTCGGAGGCTAACTGATCAGAAGACGATAATAACTCTTCTGGGAATCTTACTTCGTTTGCTTCCATTAGTCGTTGGTTTCCAATTAAAATATGATTATCTAAAACTGTAGCTTGTAGTCCTTGCCCAGGAATTGCTTCGAACGTCTCAGGTTCTAGCAAATCTAATCCGCGTTCTTTGGCAGCTTTAACAATGGATTGCCCTAGAGGATGCTCAGAAGCTGTCTCGATAGAAGCTACTAAGCGCAAGAATTGATTTTCGTCTAAAGTAATATCGCTTTCTGGAATCATAGTATTAAGAATTATATCTGTTAACGATGGCTCTCCTACAGTTATTGTACCTGTCTTATCTAGTACGACGGTATTGATTTTATGGGCCATTTCAAGACTATGTGCATCTTTAATGAGGATTCCATTCTCTGCGCCTTTCCCTGTACCAACCATAATTGCAGTTGGAGTAGCTAGGCCTAGAGCACAAGGGCATGCAATAATCAGAACTGCTATAAAGGTCGTAAGGCCAAACACCAATGAAGGATCTGGTCCGAAAATCCACCATAATAAGAAGCTTGCAATAGCAGTAACCACTACAAAAGGAACAAAATAAGCGGCAACCTTATCTACAATTTTTTGGATAGGCGCTTTAGAGCCTTGGGCATCCTCGACTAATTGAATGATTTGTGCAAGCATTGTATCTTTACCAATTTTCGTGGCGCGGAAACGGAAAGAGCCTGTTTTGTTCATAGTAGCACCTATGACCTCATCATCGACAGTCTTATCTACTGGGATGCTTTCGCCTGTTAACATCGATTCGTCAATTGTCGAGCGACCACTAATGATTACGCCATCAACAGGTATTTTTTCACCGGGACGGACAACCAAGATATCTCCTACAACTAACTCTTCAATAGGTAAGTCAAGCTCCATATCGTTGCGGATCACTCGAGCCGTTTTCGATTGCATACCCATCAGCCTGCGGATTGCCTCGGAAGTCTTTCCCTTGGCCTTAGCTTCCATAATTCTACCTAGCAAGATTAATGTAGTGATAACTGTCGCTACGTCATAGTACAACTGGTAAGGGAAGCCAATCGATGTTAAAAAGTCAGGGAAAAGTGTCATGGCAGCACTATACAACCACGCAGAACTTGTTCCCATCGCCACAAGTACATTCATATCGCTTGTGCCATGAGATAAAGCAGCATAAGCTCCTTTATAAAAACGCCAACCGGAAAAGAATTGCACAGGTGTTGTAAACAGTAACAACGTTATTGGTAAAGTTAAGAAATGTGGAACCCAATCGCCCCAACCTGGCAGCATGTGCGGTAAAGAGCCGATTAATACAATTGTAGTTAGAATCGCGCCAAACAAGAAATCTTTGCTAAGTCTTTTCATCTCTTGTTCTCGTTGTTTCTGTTCTCGGTCTTCTGTAGTTTCGCGTTCAATTTCAAACACTTGAAAGCCCAAAGACACAATCTTTTGTTGAATCATAGGGTATGTGGTTTCACTGCTGTCGTAATCGACCACAGCTTTGTGTGTTGCTAGATTTACCGCGACCGCGTGTACACCACTAAGCTTTAGAACTGCTTTTTCTATGCGATTCACGCAAGCAGCACAAGACATTCCACCAATCGGAATCGTGATTTTCTCCAATTGGGCGGGAGCTGCAGTAAATCCCATCTTTTCAATCGCAGCTATCATGTCTGCTGGTGCCACTTTTGTATTGTCATAGGTAATCGTAGCGCGATGAGTACTCAAGTTCACATTTGCTTCTGCAACACCATCGAATTTTAACAAACGCTTTTCTATTCTACTGACACAAGCAGCGCAAGACATCCCACCAATTTTTAATATAGTCTTCATCGATATCCCCTCAATTCTGGTTATAATAAGATAACAAAAATAAACTAAAATTATAATTCATCTTAAATATAGGATACCCCCCTATACTATAAATGTCAAGGGTGTGAATCATTATTTCATTAGTTTACTAACCGTTTTTACTAATTCAGGAATAACTTCTAAATCTCCTTGCTGTATTCTTCGAGTTACGCACGTTTTCATATGATTTTCTATTAACAATTTCCCGACTCCATTTAGGGCTGCTTGAATGGAGGCTATTTGATTCAAGACATCATCACAATATACATCTTTCTCAATTAAACCTTTGACTCCACGAATTTGTCCTTCTATACGATTTAATCTGTTAATTAAACTTTCTTTCATTTCATTTGTATGATTACTTTTGAGAGAATCTTTTGATTGGGTCATATGACGTTTCTCCTTTAATAATTAGTAAACAGCTAAAGATTAACAGTATTTCTATATTGACAATCATTAAAAAAGCAACTACTACATAATGGTTTCTTTCGGCAAAATTGTTTGGCATGTTCAACGATCAATGCATGATATTCGTTGTAGATATTGTGGTTGACTTCTAATTGATTTTCAAACAACTCACGAAAAGCATCATAATCTTTAGGGACATCCATGCCCAAGCGGTCAAAAATTCGTCGTGAGTAAGCATCGATGACGAAGATGGGTTTATTCACAGCATATAAAATGATAGAATCGGCAGTTTCTTTGCCTATGCCGTTAATGGACAACAACTGATGGCGTAAATCAGCAATGTCCATCTTTTGTAGAACATCAATAGAAAACTTATGTGTCAGGAACCACGCTAAAAAGTTTTTTAACCTTCGCGTTTTCACTGTAAAAAAACCGCTAGGACGGATTAATTCTGCTAGCTGAGAATCTTCCATAGCAATTATTATCTCTGGTTTTAAGTAAGGTCGGAGATTATGTATTGCTTTCTCTACATTTTGCCATGACGTGTTTTGGGTTAAGATTGCACCAACCATCACTTCGAAAGGGGAATCGGCAGGCCACCAATTTAAGTGTCCATAGTGGTATAAAAGTCGGTCATAGGTTGATGGGATGAGTGATAATTCTGTAGATTGATTCGGCACCATGGCGATAACTCCTCGTATAGTTTAGCTCTTTTTTAGATTGCTTTTTTTAAAAAGATAAACTCTTTTTATATAGTACTTCTCTTTATGAGATCCTTTTACAACTAAAAGTATAGAAGATTTGTTTCCTAACGCTTATTGTAGGTAGGAATAGTTAATCCATATTGTAACATAAAATATTTGAAATACGCATCTCGGAACGCATTGACTAAGGGTGCTTTCGGCAGTACAATAGCCAAATAAGTAATTGCTTATTATATAGATAGAAGTGGTAAGGGGACAGAGTGTATGGATGCGCAGTCATCATGTGAAGTTGTGAAAGAGCAACGACTAGGGGTTATGTACGCTGTATTAGCCTATGTGCTTTGGGGTGTTCTTCCACTATATTGGAAGATGCTAGATTACATTCCAACGGGCGAGATTTTAGCACATCGCGTGTTTTGGTCGTGTGTGTTCATGTTTGGAGTCATTGCTGTATTTAAGCTGTGGAATCCATTGAAAGAAGTAGTTGTGGTTCGAAGAAAAAGAATATCAATATTTTTCTGCGCCATTTTTATAAGTATAAACTGGTTCACATATATAGGGGCAGTAAATAGTGACCAATTAGTAGAAGCTAGTTTTGGTTATTTTATCACGCCTATTTTTAGTGTACTTCTTGCAGTTGTCGTCCTAAAGGAGCGTTTGAATTTCTGGCAAGGCGTTGCATTGGGACTAGTTTGTATAGGGGTATTGGTTATGATTTTTCAATATGGAAGAATGCCTTGGATGGCATTAGTCTTAGCATCGTCTTTTGCAATGTATGGATTAATTAAGAAAAAGGCAAATATTGACTCTATTGTTGGGTTAACAATTGAAACGGCGTATGTTACGCCAATTGCAATCTTATATTTATTAGTCTTACAAGTAACGGGGAAACAATCGTTTCATATGGCAATTGACTCTACGAATCTACTATTAATAGGTGCAGGGGCTGCCACGGCGTTACCACTTATATATTTTGCACAAGCGGCAAAACGGGCGTCTTTAGCAACCCTTGGTTTTACTCAGTATCTTGCTCCGTCGATAAGCCTAGGTATTGGAGTGCTTCTTTTTAAAGAGCCGTTTACATTAATCCATGGAATTAGCTTTGGCTTTATATGGTGCGCCCTATTCTTCTATAGCTTTGCGAAGGCAGAATGGATGCTACGTGTAAGAAATCAAATATTTGCGACATTTCTTAGGAAGACAGTAGCAGTGCCGCCGATAGTGGCGCAACAAGTTGTGCAACCAGTAGTGGGACAACAAATAATTGTACAGTCAGCAGACTCTATTAAGCAAATTGCAGACTAAGTCTGATATAAAATCTTATAGCACACCGGATATATCCATACAGCATTAATTTGTATGGATTTTCTTATTCAACCTGTGTTCTACCATTTAAAAAATAGAGGGAATCATTTATGATAGTTATAATGGAGGGGAATTTATGAAATCTAATAAACATTCATTTGTTATGAAAAGCAGCACCTTATTATTAATAGCGTTCTTAAGCTTTACTATAATCGGTTGTTCAAAAGATACAGAAGCAGTAGTAGACATAACGAAACCTGTAAAAACGATGGCGGTTCACTCGGAAGAGAGAATTGTGGAACTTATCTATATCGGAATCGTCGAAGCTGAAGATATTAAGAAGCTTAGCTTTGGCACAGGTGGGTTAATCGAAAAGATATATGTAAAGAAACATGATACAATTCGCCCTGGGCAGCTATTAGCAACAGTCAGCACGAAAGACTTGCAGTTCGCTGTACGAGAAGCAAAGGCGCAAGTGGATATGGCGAATGCGCAGTACCGTTTGGCATTGCAAGGGGCAGCAAATGAAGATGTCAATCAAGCCCTACTAGCGATTCAAAAGGCGGAAGATGCTTATGATTATACATTCAATCAGTTAGAGCGAATGAGAAGTCTCTATGAACAAGGGGCAATACCTAAGGTCGAACTAGAGAAAGTGGAGTTTGAATTCAACTTGCGCACGACTGAAAAGGCCCAAGCAGAAGCACAATTGAAAAAGGTAGAAAATGCTGTGCGTATGGAAGAAAAGGAAGCGTTATTAGCGCAATTGGAGCGGGCGCAAGTGGACTATGAATACAAAAGCAGTATGCTAAAAGATGCCGAGATTCATTCCCATAGCGGTGGGTACGTGTTAGATATCGTAGCAAAAGAAGGAGAACGGGTCGGTTCGGGACATCCGGTCATTCTCATACAAAATACGAATCAAGTTGTAACTGTAGGAGTAACGAACCGAGATCTTCAGAACATCAAGCCAGGTCTTGATGTAAGTGTGAATGCCAATGGAGTTCATACATCAGGAAAGGTTATCAGCATAGCGGCAAACCCAGACCCAACCACACGTACTTACGCTGTGAAGATTCAATTGCAGCAAGAAAAGGATGCTTACGCGATCGGAACTGTTGTTCAAGTGAAATTTGCGATTGGAAAAGAAAAAGGGATCTGGATTCCGATTTCCTCCATTATGGCAGAAGCTTTCGATTACGTGTATACCGTAGATCGTGATATCGCGTATAAAACAGACGTTGTGTTAGGTGCTGTTATGGGCAATGAAATTAAGGTAGAAGGTTTAGAAGATGGGGCGTTGCTAGTGATAGAGGGTGCCAAAAGACTTTCACATCAAGAGCAAGTAAAGCTACAACAGTAGGTGGAGGTATATGATGCTTCAAACAGCGATTCGGGCAGTCATTCAATATAGGAAAATTACGATGTTCACCGTTGTCGCCTTAGCGATTTTTGGAATGTATAGCTATTACGTGACTCCTAAACAAGAAGCACCAGAAATCAACGTGCCAATAGCTGTGATTACAACAATCTATCCTGGTGCAACTCCTGAGGATGTTGAAACCTTAATCACACGCAAAATAGAAGACGAGATCTCAACAATCAACGGTTACGATTATTCGGAGTCAACATCGAAGGAAGGCGTATCTGCAATAGCGATGCGTCTCAGCCAAGATGCGGATATAGATAAAGCGTGGACAGATTTGCGACAGAAAATGAATGATCTTCAAAGCAAACTTCCTACAGGTGCGAAAGAAATTCAAATTAACACAGAACTATCAGATTCCGCAGGTATTATTCTCAGTGTATCTAGCAATCAATATACACAACAGGAATTAGTGTATTATGGAGAGTTAATGAAACAGGAGTTGCAAAAGGTATCGGGGATCTCAAGGTTCGAAATTATCGGTGAACAGGCCAGAGAAATTCAGGTAGTTGTTGATTTGGCACAATTGCAATACTTGCCACTTTCTCTAAAGGATATTGCCGCCTCCTTACAGGCGCAAAACACAGAATTACCTTCAGGGAAAATTGAAGACGGAACACATAAAATTAACGTCAATACACCTCCAACTTTTGAAACGATAGAAGATATAGGCAATACGATTCTGTTAGTATCAAGGGAAAATGGCTCTGTCGTACGATTGAAAGATATTGCAGAGATCCATTATGTGCAATCTGAAGACGATCCCAATGCAACTCACAATGGTGAACAAGCGATTCTGTTAGCTGGTTATTTTAAAAACAACAAAAACATTGTCGATGTTGGTGCGGAAATCGATCAGCAATTAGTGAAATTTCAGTCCAAGCTACCATTGGATATAACGGTTTCCTATGTCCTCAATCAACCGAAGGATGTTCATAAATCAGTCAATCAATTTGTGCTTAACTTATTACAAGGGATGGCGTTTGTGATTTTTGTAGTATTCGTGGGTATGGGAATCAGGAATGCCGTCATTGTAACGGCAGCTATCCCATTGTCGATTTTGATTACCCTGAGTGCGATGAATGTATTAGACATTCAAATTCATCAAATTTCTATAACAGCCCTCATCATTGGACTAGGAATGTTAGTAGATAATGCAATTGTTGTCAGTGATACGATTCAAGTCCGTCTAGATGAAGGACAAGAACGTCTTCAGGCTTGCATAGATGGCGTAAGGGAAGTAGCAATGCCAATCTTTACATCAACACTTACGACAATTGGCGCGTTTATACCACTGCTTGTACTACCTTCCGTTGCTGGAGAATATATTAAAAGCCTTCCGCAGATTGTTATGATAGCGCTTATTGCATCCTATGTTGTGGCTTTATTCGTAACTCCTGTCATGGCGTTTTTATTTTTCAAGAAGAGTGTGGAGGCAGAAAGGCGTCATCTCATTCGTGGTATTTTCGCAGGGACATTAAAGCTCGGTATGCGCTGGAAAACAACGACGTTTGTTATTTTGATTCTAGCCACAGTCGGCGCTGGACTTTTAGTGACGACACTAGGGTTGCAATTTTTCCCGAAAGCCGATAAGAATATTATCCACATTGATATTACTGCTGAACGCACAAGTGATGTACAATTAACGCAATCGATAGTTAATCAAGTAGAAGATATCCTGCAAAACTATACAGAGGTCGCTAGTTATACGACTGTAGTGGGTGGCGGTCTGCCAAAATTTTATAATACTCTTCCGGTGTATACTGCGTCGCAAAGTGTTGCACAGATCCTGGTGGAAGTTGATTTGCATGAGAGTACTTTCAAACGCAACACACACTTAGTCAACGAACTTCAACGTGCTGTTGATGCCCAAGTAACAGGTGGCACAGCATTGGTTAAGGAACTAGAGCAGGGTGAGCCTATTGGCGCACCAGTAAGATTGAGAGTATATGGCGATGATATGGATCAGTTATATGAAGTAGCTCTACAAATCCAGAATCTCCTGAAAGATATTGATGGAACTACGAATATTGATAACGACTTTCCGAAAAAAGTCTATGAGTTTCAAGTAGATGTCAACAATCAGCAAGCAAGCATCATGGGAGTTTCGAAATATGATATTCAAAGAGAGATTCATTACGCGTTGCGTGGAACAGAAGCTACGCTTCTAAAGCAACAAGGAAATGAATACCCGATTATCGTAAAGGGAAATATTGAATCTTTATCGGATTTAGAAGGACTGTTCATACCATCATCGATTACAGGTCAGAAATTCATGGTAAGAGATATGGCTGACGTGAAACTTCAAGCTTCAGTCCCAGCAATTCGCAAATATGATCGAGAAATTTCGTTAACAATATACAGTGATGTGATTACTGGGTATAGCCCTGTTACAATTCAAGAGCAGCTTCAAGCAAAGCTCGGTACAATTGAGGCAAAAGGCGTCGGGATTGTATTTGATGGAGAGCGTGAAAAGATTCAGGAAAACTTCGGGGACATTGGGTATTCTGCATTGTTCGCAGTCCTGTTGATTTATGGAGTATTGCTATTGCAATTTAACTCGTTTAGTCAGCCGTTTATCATCTTACTTACGATTCCACTATCAGCGATTGGGTCGATTGTTGGCTTATACCTCTTCCAACAGCCGTTGTCATTTACAGCGATGCTAGGAATTGTGAGTTTATTTGGGATTGTAGTCAATAATGCGATCGTATTACTAGACTATATTAATAAGGAACGCGAAATGAATATTGAAATTGAACAAGCTTGTTATGATGCTGTTATTAAGCGCTTCCGACCGATTATGTTGAGTACGATTACGACAACCATGGGAATTATGCCTCTCGTATTTTCAGGGAGCGAATTGTTTCGTCCGCTGGCAATCTCAATCATGTGCGGTTTATTGGTCTCAACGATTCTAACGTTAGTAGTCGTGCCTGTCTTCTATGCACTTACACAAGGCAACTTGAAAGGGCAAAAACAACAAAATGCAATATTGTCGAGTTCTGCGGAGATGCTAAGTAAATAATCAAAGCAAAGTAAAACATCAGCAAAGTAAAGTACAAAAACAAAGTAAAGAATCAATTGAAATTGTTCATGTGAATACAAATAAAAATAAAAT
The DNA window shown above is from Desulfuribacillus stibiiarsenatis and carries:
- a CDS encoding efflux RND transporter periplasmic adaptor subunit, with protein sequence MKSNKHSFVMKSSTLLLIAFLSFTIIGCSKDTEAVVDITKPVKTMAVHSEERIVELIYIGIVEAEDIKKLSFGTGGLIEKIYVKKHDTIRPGQLLATVSTKDLQFAVREAKAQVDMANAQYRLALQGAANEDVNQALLAIQKAEDAYDYTFNQLERMRSLYEQGAIPKVELEKVEFEFNLRTTEKAQAEAQLKKVENAVRMEEKEALLAQLERAQVDYEYKSSMLKDAEIHSHSGGYVLDIVAKEGERVGSGHPVILIQNTNQVVTVGVTNRDLQNIKPGLDVSVNANGVHTSGKVISIAANPDPTTRTYAVKIQLQQEKDAYAIGTVVQVKFAIGKEKGIWIPISSIMAEAFDYVYTVDRDIAYKTDVVLGAVMGNEIKVEGLEDGALLVIEGAKRLSHQEQVKLQQ
- a CDS encoding efflux RND transporter permease subunit produces the protein MLQTAIRAVIQYRKITMFTVVALAIFGMYSYYVTPKQEAPEINVPIAVITTIYPGATPEDVETLITRKIEDEISTINGYDYSESTSKEGVSAIAMRLSQDADIDKAWTDLRQKMNDLQSKLPTGAKEIQINTELSDSAGIILSVSSNQYTQQELVYYGELMKQELQKVSGISRFEIIGEQAREIQVVVDLAQLQYLPLSLKDIAASLQAQNTELPSGKIEDGTHKINVNTPPTFETIEDIGNTILLVSRENGSVVRLKDIAEIHYVQSEDDPNATHNGEQAILLAGYFKNNKNIVDVGAEIDQQLVKFQSKLPLDITVSYVLNQPKDVHKSVNQFVLNLLQGMAFVIFVVFVGMGIRNAVIVTAAIPLSILITLSAMNVLDIQIHQISITALIIGLGMLVDNAIVVSDTIQVRLDEGQERLQACIDGVREVAMPIFTSTLTTIGAFIPLLVLPSVAGEYIKSLPQIVMIALIASYVVALFVTPVMAFLFFKKSVEAERRHLIRGIFAGTLKLGMRWKTTTFVILILATVGAGLLVTTLGLQFFPKADKNIIHIDITAERTSDVQLTQSIVNQVEDILQNYTEVASYTTVVGGGLPKFYNTLPVYTASQSVAQILVEVDLHESTFKRNTHLVNELQRAVDAQVTGGTALVKELEQGEPIGAPVRLRVYGDDMDQLYEVALQIQNLLKDIDGTTNIDNDFPKKVYEFQVDVNNQQASIMGVSKYDIQREIHYALRGTEATLLKQQGNEYPIIVKGNIESLSDLEGLFIPSSITGQKFMVRDMADVKLQASVPAIRKYDREISLTIYSDVITGYSPVTIQEQLQAKLGTIEAKGVGIVFDGEREKIQENFGDIGYSALFAVLLIYGVLLLQFNSFSQPFIILLTIPLSAIGSIVGLYLFQQPLSFTAMLGIVSLFGIVVNNAIVLLDYINKEREMNIEIEQACYDAVIKRFRPIMLSTITTTMGIMPLVFSGSELFRPLAISIMCGLLVSTILTLVVVPVFYALTQGNLKGQKQQNAILSSSAEMLSK